A section of the Spirosoma pollinicola genome encodes:
- a CDS encoding peptidase associated/transthyretin-like domain-containing protein: MPYARFVFVCLASLLGWSGSAWAQGKYVIGTVVDQTTKQGVDRATVVNKRSRQRARTNTTGRFFMTLMPGDSLILTSQVYNRTGILYDGQDNPTIIAQALPPMPYRVVDLAEVTVTAKRYEEVKREIQQILDEPTASKKVTGEQAFDRLADGAGVTLLYEMFAKRPKTDRKAYYIMQQDRRHALALERFRLLVEQSTTLKPDEVDRFFDFCDLDDEYLLKAEDYDLINTIQQLRNRYRNGFNRPSKISADPTSQAPKQP; this comes from the coding sequence ATGCCCTATGCACGCTTTGTATTTGTTTGCCTTGCCAGCCTTCTGGGTTGGTCGGGAAGTGCATGGGCGCAGGGTAAGTACGTGATCGGAACGGTTGTTGACCAGACAACGAAACAGGGTGTTGATCGCGCTACGGTCGTTAACAAACGGAGCCGACAACGCGCGCGGACAAATACAACGGGACGTTTTTTTATGACGCTGATGCCGGGTGATTCCCTGATTCTGACTAGTCAGGTGTATAATCGAACGGGCATATTGTATGATGGCCAGGATAATCCAACGATCATTGCCCAGGCCCTCCCACCTATGCCCTATCGCGTTGTTGACCTCGCCGAAGTGACAGTAACGGCCAAACGATACGAAGAAGTAAAGCGCGAAATTCAGCAAATACTTGATGAGCCAACAGCGTCAAAAAAAGTGACGGGCGAGCAGGCTTTTGATCGACTGGCCGATGGCGCAGGCGTAACTCTGCTCTATGAAATGTTCGCAAAGCGACCCAAAACAGATCGAAAAGCCTATTACATTATGCAGCAGGATCGGCGGCATGCACTGGCTCTGGAGCGATTCCGGCTGTTGGTAGAACAGTCAACAACGCTGAAGCCTGACGAGGTAGACCGTTTCTTTGATTTCTGCGATCTGGATGATGAGTACTTACTTAAAGCAGAGGATTACGACCTGATCAATACGATTCAGCAGTTGCGCAACCGCTATCGAAATGGGTTTAACCGACCCAGCAAGATTTCTGCCGACCCTACGAGTCAGGCACCTAAACAGCCGTAA
- a CDS encoding response regulator, which yields MDSLKILIVEDETITAMDLRETLQEAGHSVTAIARNYEQALKAAKNNPPDLALVDIHLEAGSTENGITTARELVAQHRMPIIYLTANSDFQTFQLAKETLPAAYLLKPFRHDELKLQIDLAYHYFKYNQAQTSGYPVSGALYLPIDKGHEKIELKDVLYLQADGSYVKIFMLKREIPHHISTNLSHLAQYFISPNFYRLSRSLLINLEHLERLERNHLFLINHKTPIQIPAASRKELMKKLTVVRTK from the coding sequence ATGGACTCATTGAAAATTCTTATTGTTGAAGACGAAACCATTACGGCAATGGATCTGCGCGAAACACTACAGGAAGCGGGGCACAGTGTTACGGCTATTGCCCGTAATTATGAGCAAGCCTTAAAAGCCGCTAAAAATAACCCGCCAGATTTAGCCCTTGTCGATATTCATCTGGAAGCAGGCTCTACGGAGAATGGTATTACAACAGCCAGAGAGCTTGTGGCTCAGCACAGGATGCCGATCATTTACCTGACGGCAAATTCAGACTTTCAGACATTCCAACTGGCCAAAGAAACCCTGCCAGCGGCCTATTTATTGAAACCTTTCCGGCACGACGAATTAAAATTACAGATCGATCTGGCTTACCATTATTTCAAGTATAACCAGGCGCAAACGAGCGGCTATCCCGTATCTGGAGCCTTGTATTTACCGATTGATAAAGGCCACGAAAAAATAGAACTGAAAGATGTGCTCTATTTACAGGCCGATGGCTCGTATGTGAAGATTTTTATGCTCAAACGGGAAATACCTCATCATATCAGCACGAACCTGAGCCATCTGGCCCAGTATTTCATATCGCCCAATTTTTATCGCCTGTCGCGGTCTTTACTTATTAATCTGGAGCATCTGGAGCGGTTGGAACGTAATCACCTATTCCTGATTAATCATAAGACGCCTATTCAAATCCCCGCTGCCAGCCGTAAAGAGTTAATGAAAAAACTCACGGTTGTCCGGACGAAATAG
- a CDS encoding histidine kinase dimerization/phosphoacceptor domain -containing protein, whose product MRCSSLYVNYLLVMWVLTSGVSKAQEIPYLKVQPDRLHTAKEAEQEAKKKNDPLLLAEAFYLYGKTYVFTGDYRTAQAYYLKSLRIQEPRGDSFELSRLYVRLCESEERMGHFSKALQYARLSLAVAQRLRVDKDKALVRSYGALAHIYETMWSTQAQPRQSDFDRILSYYRKRELLCYKLKDTLGVAEVNLELGTLFAKVKDPGAIAYLEEALNLFTHNHKYGIQVNTMMHLALAYLSFGKPQQAFPILNKAEQIYADKKLNEYEIRLGLETQFVRYYEASGKWQQAFARLRKLNELEKIKLLADQNGAITRLNVEYETEKREALLNAQKKAIDLNTQNLHLHRQVAIATSALFIIAAGMSLVFFRLYRKNQRISRRNEDLVKEQNHRVKNNLQVVSSLLSLQSKRLTDESAKRAIEESRLRVQSMAILHQRLYDGDKLAEANLDEFIREVVTSVLKAYGYPTLKTQFSIDDITLTADKAVPLGLILNELTTNACKYAFPDTVNPTFSINCYRKNGKIQLKVADNGPGFGADQTNTGWYESDVAIVPVSFGMQLIQAQVAQLAGTCTFSNDTDGVGRGIVFSLEFKG is encoded by the coding sequence ATGCGCTGTTCGTCTCTGTACGTCAACTACTTACTGGTTATGTGGGTACTCACGTCAGGCGTGTCCAAAGCGCAGGAAATACCCTATCTGAAAGTACAGCCCGACAGGCTGCATACAGCTAAAGAAGCTGAGCAGGAAGCCAAGAAGAAGAACGATCCACTCTTGTTGGCAGAAGCCTTTTATCTATACGGAAAAACGTATGTGTTCACTGGTGATTACCGAACGGCCCAGGCATACTATCTAAAATCGTTACGCATACAAGAGCCCAGGGGCGACTCCTTCGAGCTAAGCCGACTGTATGTGCGGCTATGCGAAAGTGAAGAGCGAATGGGTCATTTTTCTAAAGCCCTTCAGTACGCTAGGCTTTCGCTGGCAGTTGCACAGCGTCTTCGGGTTGATAAGGACAAAGCATTAGTACGGTCTTACGGTGCTTTAGCGCATATCTACGAAACAATGTGGAGCACACAAGCGCAGCCCAGGCAGTCGGATTTTGATCGGATTCTTTCCTATTACAGGAAGCGAGAATTGCTTTGCTATAAACTAAAGGATACACTTGGGGTAGCCGAAGTGAATCTTGAACTGGGAACCCTTTTCGCCAAAGTTAAAGACCCAGGCGCTATTGCCTATCTCGAAGAAGCTCTGAATCTATTTACCCACAACCACAAATATGGTATTCAGGTAAATACAATGATGCACCTGGCATTGGCTTATCTAAGCTTCGGCAAACCTCAACAGGCCTTCCCAATACTTAATAAAGCAGAACAAATTTATGCCGATAAGAAGCTCAATGAATATGAAATCCGGCTTGGATTAGAAACGCAGTTTGTTCGGTACTATGAGGCTTCGGGCAAGTGGCAACAGGCGTTTGCCCGATTGAGAAAGTTGAATGAACTGGAAAAGATCAAACTCCTGGCCGACCAAAATGGAGCAATTACCCGCCTGAATGTCGAGTATGAAACCGAAAAAAGAGAAGCTCTATTAAACGCACAGAAAAAGGCGATTGACCTGAATACACAAAATCTTCATTTACATCGGCAGGTTGCCATTGCTACTTCTGCCTTGTTTATAATTGCTGCTGGCATGAGCCTGGTTTTCTTTCGGCTTTACCGTAAAAATCAGCGCATCAGCCGACGAAATGAGGATTTGGTTAAAGAACAGAACCACCGGGTGAAAAACAATTTGCAGGTCGTATCGAGCTTGCTAAGTTTACAATCTAAACGGCTAACGGACGAATCGGCTAAGAGAGCGATCGAAGAAAGTAGGCTACGCGTGCAGTCGATGGCTATTCTGCATCAGCGATTGTATGATGGCGATAAACTGGCCGAAGCCAACCTCGATGAATTCATTCGGGAGGTAGTTACCAGTGTGTTGAAAGCGTATGGGTACCCAACGTTGAAAACACAGTTTTCTATTGATGATATAACCCTTACTGCCGACAAAGCTGTGCCGCTTGGGTTGATTTTGAACGAACTGACAACCAACGCCTGTAAATATGCTTTCCCTGATACCGTCAACCCTACTTTTAGTATTAATTGCTACCGAAAAAACGGTAAGATACAGTTGAAAGTAGCTGATAATGGGCCGGGTTTCGGGGCTGACCAGACCAATACAGGCTGGTATGAATCTGATGTTGCCATCGTGCCTGTATCGTTTGGCATGCAGTTGATTCAGGCACAGGTAGCGCAATTAGCCGGAACCTGTACATTCAGCAACGACACCGATGGGGTGGGCAGGGGAATTGTGTTTTCATTAGAATTTAAAGGCTGA
- a CDS encoding MOSC domain-containing protein, whose protein sequence is MDNIKDLFDVFPRSGRVEWIGIRPERRVAVEAVDSIDVSEKKGILGDHYSGQSGNRHVTLIQAEHLPVVAALTGRDVLDPAVVRRNIVVSGLNLLALKDHKIQIGDVVLQITGQCHPCSKMETALGPGGYNAMRGHGGMTAKVIQGGSLRVGDEVMPVRQNL, encoded by the coding sequence TTGGACAATATCAAAGACTTATTCGACGTATTTCCCCGGTCTGGCCGGGTGGAGTGGATTGGTATTCGGCCCGAACGGCGCGTGGCTGTAGAGGCTGTTGATTCGATTGACGTATCAGAAAAAAAAGGCATTCTCGGTGATCACTATAGCGGGCAAAGTGGTAATCGCCATGTCACGCTCATTCAGGCAGAACACCTGCCCGTAGTGGCGGCTTTAACAGGACGCGATGTGCTCGATCCGGCGGTAGTACGCCGGAATATTGTTGTGTCAGGGCTGAACCTGCTGGCCCTTAAAGATCACAAAATCCAGATTGGTGATGTCGTGCTGCAAATCACAGGGCAGTGTCACCCCTGTTCTAAAATGGAAACTGCACTTGGGCCGGGCGGCTATAACGCTATGCGCGGACATGGGGGGATGACCGCGAAAGTAATTCAGGGGGGGAGTCTGAGGGTAGGGGATGAGGTGATGCCAGTCCGCCAGAATTTATAA